ATTTGTTAATTAGTACCTCAttaatttaatgacaggtttcagagtaacagccgtgttagtctgtattcgcaaaaagaaaaggagtacttgtggcaccttagagactaaccaatttatttgagcatgagctttcgtgagctacagctcacttcatcggatgcataccgtggaaactgcagcagactttatatacacacagagaatatgaaacaatacctcctcccacctcactgtcctgctggtaatagcttatctaaagtgatcatcaggttgggccatttccagcacaaatccaggttttctcaccctccacccccccacacaaattcactctggggggggtggagggtgagaaaacctggatttgtgctggaaatggcccaacctgatgatcactttagataagctattaccagcaggacagtggggtgggaggaggtattgtttcatattctctgtgtgtatataaagtctgctgcagtttccacggtatgcatccgatgaagtgagctgtagctcacgaaagctcatgctcaaataaattggttagtctctaaggtgccacaagtactccttttttttttttcattaatttaatGGTATAATCCATTTTTATTAACTAGTGTGTTATGCATCCATTTTCAACTGCTGATGAAGTAGGAGAAATTACCTGTCATAGCATCGAAATGTAATCAGAGTAAAGCTAAGGTTTCAGGTTGTAAATGTTCTTTGTTACAGCAGCCACAAAATGAATTTATCACTTCAAGTGCCTTTTGATCTTGCCTCTGTGAATAAATGGAAATTCTTGAAAAATGgttaatttaataaaatgtagCAACCACACTCCTCAAAAATAAGCCCCTAATCCTGCAAAACTGTTCCATGGAGGTAGACCCCTCTGTTCATATTgaatcacattgacttcagtaaagggTCTGCCGGTACAGAAGAGGTTTcatgatcagggcctaaatgaaaTGAACAGCTGGATTTTGGACAACCTGAGTTATAGAGAGTTAACATTAGAGAGACCATAACAGAAGTAATtgcaggaaggaagaaaggagaagaccTTTATACAAATGTTTCAAATGAGTAGTCAATCTCCAGGGCAAAAGTTAGCCCTTGTAGAAGTGACACAAATTGTTTTCCCATATAAATTCATTTGATAGGTGTTTTTTTTCCAGCAGGGCTGGAGTGCCCTCTTTTCTCTCCCCAGTCCAAATCCAATAAGGTTAATGGATGTGAATCAAAGCACAACATTCATTTctcacttgggcccagatcctgcactgGAATCTGCTAGTGCAGAATCTTTACCTCTGCAATCAGGACCATGGTCTTTACACCAACAGTTCATGTCAAACTATCCTTAAGTGAAAAATTCTGGAACTGCAATAATGGTAGCAAATTTTTTCTCTTAAGatttaacacccccccccataccaaatctgaaatatttttgcaGTCTTTTGGAGATATTCTTACCTGCTGTGCATCCAGTGCTACTtcctaaaaataaaactaaatccCTTTACAATttgaaggggggcggggggttcctGAGCTTCTACTAAGGTTTAGAAGGTCTCCGGAGTGGGCAGCACAAGAGCAACATTACTAGAGATCAATATGCCCTTCCTGTTCCTAAGACCACATGCCTACCCACTGCCTCTTCAGTCTCATCTCTTTGATTGCTGTTCCTGGAATAAACGTTCCCTTGCAGGGCCTAAGGGAGGCAAGTGAGCTCCCCCCAGTGTAGCGTATGAAACAAGTTCAACAAGCTCGAAAAAGATGTTTCTCCTCTATTAGGATATAATCATGTAGTTGTTTACTTGTAACAATAATTATTCAATTTTCAgatagaaatattattttaaatacctgcccccccccccccaccttcttcTGTACATGCTGTGTAGAGGATTGTGTgagctagaaagcttgtctcgGGATCGGAACTTTCCCCAAGTTTGCAGCAGATTTGGATCTGAGGTTCCAGATTAGGCCCATCACTACTCTAAGGGTATCAATTTTGTATCAGAAAAAGGGTTTGCATCCCATTTTTGTGAAGGTTTTAAATCAACCCTGCACCTTTCTGCAGAACCCCTGGGCCTTCCAAAATCATTTCTGGTGAGTGTGtgagtcctctctctctctgggttcatTGATAGAGCCTCACCCCTCTCACTAGTAAAAAGGCCACCAATGCTCTCTCTCTACTGGGTAGAGATGCAGAAGAAAGGGCAGGTTCAGTGTCATTGGCACAATTTGTATAGTGGTGGTGCTGAAAGTCACCGAACAAAATTATAAACCCTCCTTGCAGATGAgtgaaaccacttcaagacagcACCCCTGGGCTGGTTCTAGAAAGAGGCCAGTGAAGGCTGCAGTCTCTGAGCCCCAGATAGGTAGGACGAGGCGGCTCCTCAGCCAGCAGGGGCAGTTGTCGGTCTGCGGGGAGCTTCAACAGCTGGCTATGGGGAAGGAAGGCGGGGGCAGCGGCCTCTTTGCTGTTCTAGCCGCGGAGTCTCCGGCACGTGGGCGTGTTTTTCCAGACGGGGAGGGACCCACGAAGCCAAcaccccgccgccgccgccgccgccgccctccTCCAAGTTTCGCCTTCCAACGGGCAGGACTCTCCTTACTGCGGCGGCGGCGGCTAGCTGCAGACGCCGCTGCCCGGCAGCAGAGCGCGGCGGGGCGATGAAGGGGCGGCGGTGGCGGTGGCGCGGGCAGCACCGCCGCCTCGCCCTGCTGCTGGCGCTCTacacgctgctgctgctgctcctggtgcCCTACGTGCAGGACTACGGGGCCGGCCGGGGGCGAGGGCCGGGCGAGGCGCCgctgcagccccgctgcccgaGCCTGCAGGACGCGCTGGGcgagtggggctgggaggaggaggaggaggagggcgagggggAGCAGACGCCGCCGGAGGGCAAGAGGGCGACGGCTGAGGGGAGCGAGGCCGGCGGCGGGAAGCGGCACATCTACCTGCACGCCACCTGGCGCACGGGCTCCTCCTTCCTGGGGGAGCTCTTCAACCAGCACCCGGACGTCTTCTACCTGTACGAGCCCATGTGGCACCTGTGGCAGGCCCTGTACCCGGCGGACGCGCTCAGCCTGCAGGGCGCCCTGCGCGACATGCTCCGCTCGCTCTTCCGCTGCGACTTCTCCGTGCTGCGCCTCTACGCCGCCCCGCCCGCGCCCCGGGACCCGCCGGCcctgggcggcggcggcggcggcggcaacCTCACCACGGCCGGGCTCTTCGGCTGGCGGACGAACAAGGTGATCTGCTCGGCCCCGCTCTGCCCGGCTGCGTCCCGGCCGCGCCACGAGATCGGCCTGATCGACGGCGCCGCCTGCGAGCGGAGCTGCCCGCCGCGCGGGCTGCGGGAGCTGGAGGCCGAGTGCCGCAAGTACCCGGTGGTGGTGATCAAGGACGTGCGGCTGCTGGAGCTGGGCGCGCTGCTGCCGCTGCTGCGGGAGCCCGGCCTCAACCTGCGGGTCATCCAGCTCTTCCGCGACCCCCGCGCCGTGCACAACTCCCGCCTCAAGGCCAAGCAGGCGCTGCTGCGGGAGAGCATCCAGGTGCTGCGGAGCCGGCACCGCGCCGAGCCCCGGGGGCTCCCCCGCCGGCAGCGCCTGCCCGCGGCCGCGCTGGGCGGCGGGATGCGGGCGCAGCAGCACCGGGCCGAGTTCTTCCTGAGCGGCGCGCTGGAGGTGATCTGCCAGGCCTGGCTCCGCGACCTGCTCTCCTCCCGCCGCGCCCCGGCCTGGCTGCGCCGCCGCTACACCCAGCTGCGCTACGAGGACCTGGTGCTGGAGCCCCGCGCCCAGCTGCGCCGCCTGCTGCGCTTCGCCGGCCTGCCCGTGCCGCCCGCCATGGAGAGCTTCGTGCTCAACATGACCCGCGGCGCCGCCTACTCCTCCGACCGGCCCTTCCTCATCTCCGCCCGGGACGCGCGGGAGGCCATCCACGCCTGGCGGGAGCGGCTCAGCCGGGAGCAGGTGCGCCAGGTGGAGGCCGCCTGCGGCGAAGCTATGAGCCTCTTGTCCTACCCGCCCAGCGCCGAGCCCGGCGGCGGAGCccgggaggggggcagcaggtaGCGGCCGCCTCCTGGACGGGACATGCAGGTAACACGCCTCCCCCATCTTTCTACCTACAGGGCCCGGGCAATAATGCAGCAGCCTCCCCTTGAGAGAGGGGAGAGGCCCCgctggggggcgggagaggaGGACAGGTGGAATCCCGCTCCTAGGGataggaaaggggtgggggtgaaagcCTGTCTCTGTTGAAGTCCGTGGGACTTTCACCATTGGGCACCTCTGCACTTGGAGATGGAGGCGTAACTTCTGGCAGGAGGCCAAACACCTTCGCTAGCTCTGATTGAACTGATgaggtctacacagcaactagacacagGCCAGCTAACTCCCCGGGTAgggagctgtttcattgctgtgtagatgtatggCCTTGGGTAAGAGCCCAGGGCTCAAGGACCCTGTGGGGTTGGAGAGTCCCGGAACCTgagtctacatagcaatgaaacagcctcatAAGCCCCAGTCAGCTACAGTGGGCCAATTGTGGGTTTTTctttactgtgtagacatacccgtagcTGTGGCCATGCAAGTGGTGGGATAGCTTGGCCGCTGGAGTAAGATCCTACCTGCTCATACTTAAGCAGCCAGCTCCTGCAACTGTTGGGTGCCCATCCTGACTACACTTATGTTTTTAGTGCCCAAGTTCAGTCAGTGCTAGTGTGGGTCTGGCTCCCCGAAATGGAAATGACACCACCACCTCAAAGAGTAGCCGTTGACtgtagtggggccaggatttcatccttagtGCATTTTGAGCTGGAGGAGGGTGTCCCCCCCTCACTGTGTTGAGAACTGGGTTAGATTTTAATTAAGATAAGTGGGCCAGGGTTATGAAGTTACTCTCCATTCACACTGGACTTCACTCCCCACTGACTTTGGGACTGTCACACACCTAACTGCACACACTCCAATGAGGCCAGAACACTGTTAAGCTTCAGAGTTAGTGCACTGTTGAGATTAATAGGGACAGTTACTCTTCCTACAATGCTGTTGTTTCAGGCCAGGAGCAATATTTCTGTCCatggttgcaaggttatttttgcaacagagttgtaaactttttttttttttttaataaagtgaaaGCTCATTCTGCAACTTTATATTGGTCAGAAAAATGCAGCAGTTGGGTTAGGGATGTAACATCCCTAGACTACAAGCAAAagagttgggatgcaggaagaCATTATAGTGTACCCTCCCCAAATCTGATGGGAGCAGATCTAGTTAGATCTCTGTTCCCCAGGGCTTTAGCAAACCTCGTCCTAAACTGTTCCAAGAATTGGTACTTTCACTCTTTCCTCTTGAGACTTTTTCTTGATGGATTTGTGATTGGACCACATCTGATGTTAAAGGCACACCGTCAACTGAGAGATCCCAGTCGAAGTAAACTAATACTCTCCTTACTTCTGGTAAAAGTAGCATCTTAAGTTAAAACTGAAAAAGCTTTATAATAACTTATCCCAATtttcttgtttttcatttgtCTTGGATAGTGAAAACTAGTAAGTAAGTGCCACTTCATGGTTCTTTGGAATTAGAAAGCATTGTACATTGAAGGGAGGATGTCAACCCTAATTTATCCTTACATCTACATCTTGTAAAAGCAGGCTCTTATTAAAAACCTAAAGCTAACCAATGTTTctagaatttttaaaagttcacatGGGAACAATTATTAAACATCCCAGATCGTATGAAACTGAAGTATTCAAAAACGTAACTCCTTTGATTCTTTTCATTGCTTAAATTAAGAGAAATGCAAAGAATAAATATACATCCTAAACAAGTCatatcttcattttttttaatcctaattTTAATATAAGGTTTTAATGTTTCTTTTATCATATGATTCCTTAAGACTACAAATGTTAAGTAGAATTTAAACTATTTTCATAAGAACACACAACAGGTTAAGCCTTTAATTTATATTCTATATTAAGTTTTATAAAGCCCAACAGACCTTTTAACTGCTTGGGGTGCAAGTTTACAATGGAGAAAAGTGTCTTCACCTGAGAAGGGCTTTGCTTCCATTCACACTCACCCAATAACCTAGTGACTGGGCTGGAGATAATCTTTCTCTATATGGATTATAGTACAGCACTGCTAATACTGTATGTGGGAGATGCATGAAGTCAAGGGAAGGAGAGCTATTTCCACTTCCTTGTATTTGTCTCTAGTACTGTAGATGGTGATCACAGGAGTGGAGTAAGCACTTGGCTACAGCAAGGGGTTTGAAGATGTTTGTTTAATCGGAACTCTTAAATTCTCTTTACAAAATTCCTAATGTAGGAATGTTTAAAATTGGTTTGTCATATCTAGTGTGACTCTCACATTCTTCTGGCTATCTTGTAAAAACTTCTGAGAATGAAAAGTGGATACTTGATATTTCAACTTTGGTTCTCTGCATTAATTGAAATAACATTTTACTTTCCTAACTTCCTGCCTGACACAGGGTGCAGCAGTGCACGGGATTCTGTCCCTCACATCCTATCCCAACAATAACATCCTCTCAGCTGGTAAATTTGCACCCAAACAATTTACAAATATTTCCTAACAAGGTTAAGACAAACCAATCTTGGCAAGTTCTACCTACCCTGAagtttgtttaacatttttaggaTTCAGTTTGAGTTTAAAGATACTGGTTTCAGTTGAACTTTTTGGAACTTGCATACTAGGGTATATTTtcatttgggggaaggggagggaagttgTATTTCACAGAATTGGATCCTTAAATTGTTAGactcttcctttttttaatctgATGGCATTTAGACAAAGCTTCAAAGGCATTCAAGGTTATACTCGCATTTATATGTAACCCTCAGATACAAAATAAGACCGTGAACTTCAAATCGGGGATAATCCTGGATCAAGAATAAAACTATACATGTAAAGTGATGAAAATAAAGGCAGTTCAAAAGAAATCTTTTACAGTTACTGTTACTGAAAGAGCATTTGAATTAATTACATTGTAGACCGTTTTCGTGACTGGTATGTGGCACTGGAAAGAATTACTTAATACACTTTTGCAGGGGAAGATCTAATCTTAACACTAGTATTATTGGCAGAAGCATGCTTCTAAGGGAGAATATATCCTAAAAATGTTCTTGAGAATTTATTTAATTTCACTCTGTCAAGCATGTTTTGAGTTTCCTTTTTACTGTTTTTGTACTGAAATGACCTATTTTATAGCCTGAGGGCCATTTCTGTGTTCTCGTGCAGCCTTATTGCAGTCAGGTTGCATAGAGTGTGCAAACAGAAATTGGTTCTTAAGTAATATTTTACCTTTTATTAGAGGAACAGTACCCATATTAGGTCACCTCACTCTAAAACTTGTCCATGTATATACCCTACCTAACTTGTACTGATGTGCTGAGCAGAAACTGGTAAGACTTTATTGCATATTGAAAGGTCAAAAAGGATTTCTGTCTTTCCATCAAAAACCTCAGCAATTTTGGGCTGAGTCACTTGTAACAAATTCAACCAGGGATCTTCACCTTGCAGTATCAGAATACTCAGTTCTCCTGGGGCAATTgactgtgctcagcaccttgcaggatcaggatcagtGAGCAGAGTGCTATGCTACTGTTGTGAATGAAAACATAAAATTTCACATTCTCTAAAGTCACTATGACTAAAACTGAAGCATAATCTGCCTAGTGATCCAGCTTAACCTGTTGCATCCAATAGAAAAATAGATATCTTTCAGAAACTGTTTAATTTTCACTCAAATACCTATTGAATTTGGCATAGATAAATTTGTCAAGTGTCTGACTTGTCCTCAATATTGAAGTCCTTTCTACATCCTCAGCTGAATTTGTTCATTAACACCACTGCTCCTTATTTTATTAGTGATCAGTTTAAATGTATTTTCCTGTCCTTACACTTTATCTGAGTATTTATGTAttctttttgtagttttttttttcctccactgtgAAAGTCTGTCCTGCAAGATTTCTGCAGTATAACTACATGAGCTGTTAACATTCcacatttctgtttttaatgtCAATTACTCTAAATGTCCTGAACCCAATACTAGGCAATATACATAATTGAAGAAAGTTTGTAGAGCTCAAAATCttaagagtgggattttcaaaagcatctaggtcTTAAGAGTACAAGTCACATTCAAAGACCATAAGACTTGTGCactagattttaaaggtatttgggcattgctccactcagtgttgcaatgcctaactgagtTAGGATCTGAActctcattttcaaaaacaacATAGGCATTTAGGACCCTTAGTATCATTGACTTCCAATGAGACATAGACTCataagttaggcattgcaatgctcagtGAAGCAATCCCTaaatacttctaaaaatctgggccctaaatcacttaaagtgcttttgaaaacttcatCATCGATGCATTTAATGCTGTGAATTTTTCCCTTGAAGATGTATTGTGTCTTTCAACCTGTTTGCAACATACCCTGCTTAGTCTGAAAACTTACATATTGAGTGTGGAGCACAAAAATATAGTGTCAGCTAACAAAGAATATTGATATTTATCTACTCTGATTTAGGGGATTAAGAACAAAGCTTAAATTGGGACTAGCGCTGTAGAGTTTTAGTATTTGAGAACTTTCAAATTAAGTAGAAGTGGATCTTGCTGAAAGTGAGATGGTGGGAAGCTACAGATAATTGCATTCTGAGAACAGCTGAGAATTACTGCTGAGACACTTTGTTTTGCACCATTTTAGCTCTTCATAGGAGAgattttactttcattttttaaaaaaaaagcaaaatcccAATTCTAGTGAATGGTATGGTTTAACAAAAAGTATAATTGGTCGCTAAGATGGAGGGGTGGCACCATAAACACTTTTCATAGCTGATTTAAACTCCACAGGCTTAGAAGGGAGAGATCAGTGCCAAATTCATGAGATTTTAGCAGTTTAGGCTGAGATTTGGAACAACATACTTGCATTACATCATATGTAATGCATTAACAGCTTATATATACAATTTCATGGGAAAACAGGAACAAAACTGATAAATGTTCAAAGGATAATTTGTATCATCTGCTTTAATGATTAGCTGTCATGCAGTTGTCTTCAGATATGTAGGAACTCAAGCAGTATAACTGTtggtaaaatgaaaaggagtacttgtggcaccttagagactaaccaatttatttgagcatgagctttcgtgagctacagctcaatacagactaacacggctgttactctgaaacctgttggtaAAATATTACCTTATACTTATTTACTCCAAATCTGAGACTTCAGATCTAGACTCTGATTCATATGCATTAACACAATCAATatacaataactcctcacttaatgttgtagttatgttcctgaagaCTTTAAGTGTaagactttaagtgaaacgatgttaagcaaatccaatttccccataagaattaatgtaaatgggggagttaggttccagggaaatattttttttccaaaggattCTGCGCACCTCCTGCCCACGGCAATCATCTGGCTTGCGGTgttttggagggagggaggaggagcgaggacttggcccacaggctccccctcccttctaaatgccgcaagccagctgattgccatgagctgagtcctcgctcctccctcctgcctggggcaatcagctggcttgccgCATTCGGGAGGCAGCGGGAGCCTGTGGGccaagtcctcgctcctccctccctccctccctccaaaacACCGCAAGCCAGATGATTGCCACGTTCgggaggcagggggagcctgCCCGCCAagtcctcactccccccccccccgcccccgcagcaatcagctggcttgtggcgttttggagggaggagcgaggacttggTGTGCAGgctccccctcactcccctcctttCTAAACACTGCAAGTCAGCTGATTgccgggggcgggaggagggggacgGCACTGATCTGTGGGGTCTGCTggcgggcgggaggcgctggggggtaggggtgggcgtagggaggctgccagctgtggagaaagcaggcagccaaacaacgtAAGagtggagcattgcacaactttaaaggagcatgttccctaattgatcagcaacataacaacgttaaccgggacgactttaagtgaggagttactgtatctgcACATTTAAACTGACAATCTAGGGTACTGTATGATTTGCTGTACTGATACACATTTGTGTAAATGATGAAACTCCAATGACAGCAATATTTACCCctcattttactttgttttagttTGGCACTTCATAGATCAATATTCAGGTGGTAGTTGTAGAAATTCATGCAATATGCTGGTGTATTTCAAGAACAGAGGAAACTCTCTTAATAGTTCAGTAGTATTTTTATATGTTTCCTGATAAATGCAAAGATGTACAAATTTATGATACTGATTTCCTCTGAGAAGGGTTAAATGACAGTGGACTTTCTCATTTCTTAATGGTTTTCATATTGCATGTGTTCACTGAACAGTTAAAGATTATTTTTCCCCCGTCAACCCTGCAAGTTCAAAGAAAGGCCCAGAGTCAAACTAAGTTCTTTCCTTTTCTCAGATATCAACACTAAAAGTTTTAGCAGGCCAAATCTGTGCCCTCAGACACTTATGCAAACTTGATGCAATGGAACTATATTtcagaagggggaaaaattatgctaaaaataaacagaatattTTCTGAGATGCATTGGCTTTGTAAGCCTAACAAGAATATAAAGAATTAAAAACTTGTCACTAAAGCTGGCTGTTAGGGACAGTAAGTATAGTAGGTGCTATTTTGAAATAGGGTGCGTCCtaaaaaaacccatggctggtctggatcagctgacttgggcttctGGGGTTACGGCTCAAggttgaaaaattgctgtgtagatgttctaGCTGGAACCCAATCTCTGGGACCTGAgagggtggagggtcccagagctcaaacTCGAGGGTGACCATCTACATGGTTTTTAGCCCtgcaaacccaagtcagctgaccgcCATGGCTGTGCTgcgggtcttttatccctgtgtagacctacccatgATCATTTTTCAGAATAGAGCCACATGCTGTATTAAATGTTGGTTTGCCACTTGCATTAAACTTGAAAGAGATCTACCATTTTAGAGAAGGGGATGGGAAGAGCAATACTGTCAGTGACAGGTTTGATTTGACAGAGGAAATTTTCAAGATCCTACTTCTGTTAATCCTGGCTCTTTCAGTTTGAGATTCCCTTGACCTGGATCATTTAATGTTCAGTTTAAATTGATAGCCCTTTTTAATCAATCAAAAGCCTCCTAATGTAATGCACTTTATGAGCGGGAGATCCATTACTACTTCTGTTTTAGAGGGATACATCTGGCAGCCTTGGCTCCAGCAACAGGCCAAAGACAGAATAACTTCTCAGTACTGAGAGCATGTTTATCTTTGTATTTAGTGCCAAGAAACTCTAGCTGTTAGTATTGGTGTGTTAAGCTGTGACAGTGACCTACATTACCACCTTACTGAGTGCTGACCCTTCACAGCCAGGTTTATCTTGCATTGCTTGACTGAAATGAAGATGATTTTATTCTAGATGGCATTAACAGCACACGTTATTAAGGTTGCCAGACATTTCCCCTTATAAGAAAGACACTGTTTTCAGCTACTTATAGCGTTGTCAAACTTCAACCACTTGGGCTGAAATGTTCCAGTGTAGGAGTGTGGGGGGAGCTGAGATTGGCTGGGTGAAGAAATTGGGACAGGGAGCCAGGCATGGGGTCAGAGACCCTGAGATTAGACAAGgagcctggggagcagggaaCTCAGACTGGAAGGGCAAGAGATTTGAAACAAGTAGTTGGGGCAGAGGTGAGTGAGAGACTGGGATGCAGACTGCAAGCCTGGAGGCAGggactaggactggctgggcaagtaGACTGGGACAAGATCGAAGCCTGAGAAGTGGAGACTGTGACTGGGTAGATAAGGAAAATGGTATGgagtcaggggtggggaagagacaggactgggacagggataGGTTGGAGGTGGTGGGGCACAAGGGGTTAGTCTTGAGGGAAACAAGCAGATTTTTCTGCCCACTAGAACATAGGAACCTTTAGAGCCTAGAATGGAACCTGAGTCCTGAATCTCCTAatttctctgc
The nucleotide sequence above comes from Caretta caretta isolate rCarCar2 chromosome 1, rCarCar1.hap1, whole genome shotgun sequence. Encoded proteins:
- the CHST7 gene encoding carbohydrate sulfotransferase 7, which produces MKGRRWRWRGQHRRLALLLALYTLLLLLLVPYVQDYGAGRGRGPGEAPLQPRCPSLQDALGEWGWEEEEEEGEGEQTPPEGKRATAEGSEAGGGKRHIYLHATWRTGSSFLGELFNQHPDVFYLYEPMWHLWQALYPADALSLQGALRDMLRSLFRCDFSVLRLYAAPPAPRDPPALGGGGGGGNLTTAGLFGWRTNKVICSAPLCPAASRPRHEIGLIDGAACERSCPPRGLRELEAECRKYPVVVIKDVRLLELGALLPLLREPGLNLRVIQLFRDPRAVHNSRLKAKQALLRESIQVLRSRHRAEPRGLPRRQRLPAAALGGGMRAQQHRAEFFLSGALEVICQAWLRDLLSSRRAPAWLRRRYTQLRYEDLVLEPRAQLRRLLRFAGLPVPPAMESFVLNMTRGAAYSSDRPFLISARDAREAIHAWRERLSREQVRQVEAACGEAMSLLSYPPSAEPGGGAREGGSR